Genomic window (Pseudomonas xantholysinigenes):
GCACCTTGCTCGACCTGCTGGCGTTGGTGCTGGCGCCGGATGCGGCCGAGGGCTTCAGCCTGGATGGCGAGGATGTGGCCGGGCTTTGGCGCGGGCATCGGCTGGATCGCCTGGCGACATTGCGCAGCCGGCACCTGGGGTATGTGCTGCAGGCGGGCGGGTTGCTGGGGTTTCTCGATGTGCGCGGCAATATCCGCCTGCCCCGGCAGCTGCTGGGCATGGATGACGACGGCAGCGTCGAGCGCCTGGCCGAGGCGTTGGATGTGCACGATCAGTTGGGCAAGAAACCCGCCACCTTGTCCCTCGGCCAGCGTCAGCGGGTCAGTTGCGCCCGTGCCCTGGCCCATGGCCCGGCCTTGTTGTTGGCCGATGAGCCGACCGCCGCGCTGGACCCGGTGAACGCCGAGCGGGTCATGCAACTGCTGCTGCGCGAAGCTGGCGAGCGCCAGGTCACCTGCGTGGTCGCCACCCATGACGAAGCCCTGGCCAGGTCGGCAGGCTTGGGCCTGCTGCGCATGAGCTGCCGGCGCGATGCCGACGGCGGCGTCACCGCGACCCTGGCGAGGGCCGCCTGATGCGCCCGCTACTGATCGCCGGGCTGGCCTGGCAGGACTACCGCAACGACGCGCGGCTGTCGGCCTGTGGCGTGCTGGCGCTGGTGGCGGTGATCGCGCCGCTGCTGGTGCTGTTCGGCCTGAAGTTCGGCCTGGTCGGCAGCCTGACCGAGCGTCTGCAGCGCGATCCGGGCGTGCGCGAGATCATTCCCTTGGGCGGTGGACGCTTTCGCGGCGAGTTCATCGAGGAACTGGCACAACGCCCGGGAGTGGCCTTCACCATCCCCCGGACCCGGCAGATCGCCGCCACCGCCGAACTGCTGCTGCCCGCCCACGGCCGTGGCCTGACGGTCGAGATGCTGCCCAGCGCCGAGGGCGATCCCTTGCTGGCCCAGGTCGCTCCCCCGTCGGGGCTGCAACAGGTGGTGCTGAGCTTTACCGCTGCGGAAAAGCTGGGCGCCAGGGCCGGAGACGAGCTGCAGGCCAGCTTCAGCCGCCAGCAGGCCGGGCAGATGCAATGGCGGCAGACGCGCCTGCAGGTCCTCAGCGTGTTACCCCTGGCCGCGTTCGAGCGCGATGGCCTGTTCGCATCGTTGCAGTTGCTCGAGGCCGTCGAAGACTACCGTGATGGCCGCGCGGTGCCGGCGCTGGGCTGGCAGGGCGAGGCGCAGGGCTCCGTGGCGCAGCGGGTTTACCCGGCGTTTCGCCTGTACGCCCGCGAGCTGACCGACGTCGAGCCGCTGCGCCAGTTCTTCGCCGAACGCAAGCTGCTGGTCTCGACCCAGGCCGCGCAGATCGCCCAGGTGCAGTCGCTCAGCCGCAACCTCGACCTGGTGTTCTGGATCATCGCCAGCCTGGCCGTGGCCGGCGCGGTAGCGGCCATCGCTGCGGGCGCGGTGGCGGCGGTGGAGCGCAAGCAACGCGAACTGGCGGTGCTACGCCTGCTGGGCTTCGGCACCGCCGCGCTGTTGTTGTTCGTGATGCTCCAGGCGCTTTACAGCGGGCTGTTCGCCGCGGCGTTGGCGGGCCTGCTGTACCTGTTGGCCGAGCACGGCCTGAACCGACTTTTCATGCAGGTGCCCGGCGAGTTCGCCAGTCACCTGTTGCCCATGCACTACCTCGTTGCGTTGTGTGCCGTGCTGCTGGCCAGCACCGCCGCCGCCGCCCTCGGCGGCTGGCGCGTGGCGCGCATCGAGGCTTGCCAAGGAATTCGTGATGTCTGACCGCCGCCTCGGGGCTGTCGCCCTGATCCTCACCGCGCTGAGCCTGGGCGCCTGTTCCCAGGCCGATGGCGACGACAAGGCCAAGCCGGTCGCCCAGCCCCAGGCTGGGAGTGAGAGCAAGCTCGATAATCCCAAGCCGCTGCCGGGCGATGTCAGCCTGCCGCTGCCCTGTGGCGGCGAGCTGGTTTTGCGCAGTGTCTACGTGCTGGCCCAGGGCAGCCTCGACGACCGCGAGGTCAACCTCGGCTATCCGTTCAGCGAAGGCGAGGCCGGTTACAAGCAGTCGTTCATCTCGGGCTACCGACGCGACTTCATCAACGGCCAGTTCAGCCTGCAGGACCTCGCGCCGCAGTGGCAGAAGGCCGTTGGCCCGACCTTGCCGAAGGTCGACAAAGGCAGCCCGCTGACGCCGATGATGTACTTCATCGGCAAGTACGAAGTGACCGCGCGCCAGTATGCCCAGGTGATGGCCCAGGCGCAGTCGCTGGCCAGCGGCGAGGCTGCACCGGCCTGCGCGGCGAGCAACGATGCTGCCGGGCGTCTGCCCAAGGTCAAGCTGTCGCGCTTCGAGGCCGAGCGCTTCGCCGCGGTGTACAGCGCCTGGCTGATGAAGCATCACCGCGATCTGCTACCGGTCAGTGGCCGTGGTGGCAAGGCCGAGGATGGTGGCATGGGCTTCGTGCGCCTGCCCACCGAAGTCGAGTGGGAATTCGCCGCCCGTGGCGGTTCGGCGGTCAGCCGCCAGGAGCTGGAAGGGCGCCTGTTCCCACGCAAGGTCGAAGGCGCCGACAGCGAGGGGCCGCTGGCCGACTTCGCGGTGTTCAACCAGGTGGCCGGTGGCACTGGGCAAGCAGCGCGGCTGATGCCGATCGGCACCAAGCAACCTAACCCGCTGGGCCTGTTCGATGTGATCGGCAACGCCGCCGAGATGGTCCAGGAGTCGTTCCAGCTGGTGCATGCCGGTCGCCTGCAAGGCGCCTACGGCGGCTTCGTGGTCAAGGGTGGCAACTACCTCGAAGGCGAGGGCACGTTGTTTACCGGCATGCGCCGCGAGTACCCGCTGTTCGGCGCCGATGGCACCGAGCAGCGCAACGAGACCACCGGCTTCCGGGTCGCCATCGGCGCCTTGTCGGCACCGCGTTCGCGCTATCAGGAGCTGTTCGAGCAATGGCAGAAGGAGGGCCGCCTGGCTAGCCTGACCGACGATATCGACGCCGCCCAGGACCCGACCAAGCGCCTGGACAGCATCATCGCCGCCGCCAATGACCCGCGCCAGCAAGCCGAGCTGGGGCTGGTCAACGAAGAGCTCAAGCGCAATGTCTCGCTGATCGCCCGCCAGCGCGAGGAAGCCGCCGGCAACCTGATCCAGTCCGCCGCCCTGGTGGCCGAGACCATCAACAACTACAACATCCGCCTGACCAACCTGCAGAACACCCAGGCCAAGGCCCAGGCCTCGGGCGACCAGACCAGCGCGCGCATGTACGGCGCGGCCATCGCCAACGGCCGCGCGGCCCTCGACGGCGCCGTGGCGATCTACATCGACAACCTGGCCAGTGGCACGCGCTACACCGATGCGGTGATCCAGGCGCAGTTCCAGCGGGTCAAGGAAGAACTCAATCGCAAGCCGGTCCTGGGCAACAGCCTGGTGACCCGCGCCACCCTGTTCGTCCGCCACGTCGGGGAGTACCGCCAGAACCGGCGGGCCGATCCGGCGACGATCCTCAAGGAGCTGCTGGCATCGGCCGCCCCGCGACCCTAAGGACAGCTTCCGTAGAAAGGACTCCCGGGTGGCATGACGCCCCCGGTTACCAAGAAACCCAAGAAGAGAAACCAGACCATGTTCACCCGCAAACCCCTGATCACCGCATCCCAGGCCCGTACCGCGCTGCTGCTGGCCGCCGGTTTCAGCACCGTGCTGTTGAGCGGTTGCGCCAGTTCGCCGGCGTCCAAGGTCGGCGCCACGACCAAGGTCGAGTACTACCCCAACTGCTACGAGCCGGTGCAGCACCTGCGCTCCACCGACGGTGACATGACCCGTTCGGTCGCCACCGGCGCGCTGCTCGGCGCGGTCGGCGGTGCCCTGACTGGCGCCCTGGTCGACAAGGACAACCGCGGCCGCAACGCCGCCATCGGCGCCGCTGGCGGTGCCCTGGTCGGCGGCGCGGCTGGCTACTACACCGAGCGCCAGAAGCAGATCAGCGACGACAAGCAGCGCATTGCCTCGTACGCCGCCGACATCGACAAGAGCGCCGCCGACCTGGACCGCACCACCGCCTACGCCAAGTCGTCGCAAAGCTGCTACCAGCGCGAGTTCGCCAGCCTGATCCAGAACCGCAAGTCGGGCCGCATCAACGACACCGAGGGCCGCAAGCGCCTGGCCGAGATCGTCGCCGGCCTGCAGGAGTCGAACAACCTGCTGACCACGGTCA
Coding sequences:
- a CDS encoding ABC transporter ATP-binding protein, which encodes MIRLDGVRKTRGQGAQRYSLLVDQLHLAAGERVALVGPSGCGKSTLLDLLALVLAPDAAEGFSLDGEDVAGLWRGHRLDRLATLRSRHLGYVLQAGGLLGFLDVRGNIRLPRQLLGMDDDGSVERLAEALDVHDQLGKKPATLSLGQRQRVSCARALAHGPALLLADEPTAALDPVNAERVMQLLLREAGERQVTCVVATHDEALARSAGLGLLRMSCRRDADGGVTATLARAA
- a CDS encoding FtsX-like permease family protein; this encodes MRPLLIAGLAWQDYRNDARLSACGVLALVAVIAPLLVLFGLKFGLVGSLTERLQRDPGVREIIPLGGGRFRGEFIEELAQRPGVAFTIPRTRQIAATAELLLPAHGRGLTVEMLPSAEGDPLLAQVAPPSGLQQVVLSFTAAEKLGARAGDELQASFSRQQAGQMQWRQTRLQVLSVLPLAAFERDGLFASLQLLEAVEDYRDGRAVPALGWQGEAQGSVAQRVYPAFRLYARELTDVEPLRQFFAERKLLVSTQAAQIAQVQSLSRNLDLVFWIIASLAVAGAVAAIAAGAVAAVERKQRELAVLRLLGFGTAALLLFVMLQALYSGLFAAALAGLLYLLAEHGLNRLFMQVPGEFASHLLPMHYLVALCAVLLASTAAAALGGWRVARIEACQGIRDV
- a CDS encoding formylglycine-generating enzyme family protein — protein: MSDRRLGAVALILTALSLGACSQADGDDKAKPVAQPQAGSESKLDNPKPLPGDVSLPLPCGGELVLRSVYVLAQGSLDDREVNLGYPFSEGEAGYKQSFISGYRRDFINGQFSLQDLAPQWQKAVGPTLPKVDKGSPLTPMMYFIGKYEVTARQYAQVMAQAQSLASGEAAPACAASNDAAGRLPKVKLSRFEAERFAAVYSAWLMKHHRDLLPVSGRGGKAEDGGMGFVRLPTEVEWEFAARGGSAVSRQELEGRLFPRKVEGADSEGPLADFAVFNQVAGGTGQAARLMPIGTKQPNPLGLFDVIGNAAEMVQESFQLVHAGRLQGAYGGFVVKGGNYLEGEGTLFTGMRREYPLFGADGTEQRNETTGFRVAIGALSAPRSRYQELFEQWQKEGRLASLTDDIDAAQDPTKRLDSIIAAANDPRQQAELGLVNEELKRNVSLIARQREEAAGNLIQSAALVAETINNYNIRLTNLQNTQAKAQASGDQTSARMYGAAIANGRAALDGAVAIYIDNLASGTRYTDAVIQAQFQRVKEELNRKPVLGNSLVTRATLFVRHVGEYRQNRRADPATILKELLASAAPRP
- the tagQ gene encoding type VI secretion system-associated lipoprotein TagQ, whose product is MFTRKPLITASQARTALLLAAGFSTVLLSGCASSPASKVGATTKVEYYPNCYEPVQHLRSTDGDMTRSVATGALLGAVGGALTGALVDKDNRGRNAAIGAAGGALVGGAAGYYTERQKQISDDKQRIASYAADIDKSAADLDRTTAYAKSSQSCYQREFASLIQNRKSGRINDTEGRKRLAEIVAGLQESNNLLTTVNGRLGENLNNYTQAYEQDLKQVGVQRTEVVAVAEPPKVATTGKKKDVKKVQPAKTNSKVPQEAVATEKTLQNANGKKTEAQQVAKAGADQVNAMCRNPDMGDWAPVPCPNV